The Lytechinus pictus isolate F3 Inbred chromosome 10, Lp3.0, whole genome shotgun sequence genome includes a window with the following:
- the LOC129269889 gene encoding cell death-inducing p53-target protein 1 homolog, with protein sequence MADQDPTQPPPPYPGDASKAYPPPGAPYPPQQAPYPQGQPGYPPPGQPGYPPQGQPGYPPQPAGGFNQPQPASYQQPYPPPGGYPTGPGVPPPGGQQTVVVSQPTHTVTTVVQHFGDLPSNTKCPNCQNQVTTMVSHEPGTMAWLACFLMFIFGFWLCCCIPFCVDGMQNAIHHCPVCKYRIATYNR encoded by the exons ATGGCAGATCAGGACCCTACCCAACCACCTCCCCCATATCCTGGGGATGCAAGCAAAG CATACCCTCCCCCGGGAGCACCGTACCCACCACAGCAAGCCCCGTATCCTCAGGGTCAACCTGGTTACCCCCCTCCGGGCCAACCTGGTTACCCCCCTCAGGGCCAACCTGGTTACCCCCCTCAACCAGCAGGGGGATTTAACCAACCTCAACCAGCAAGCTATCAGCAG CCTTATCCTCCACCG GGCGGTTACCCTACTGGTCCAGGGGTGCCCCCACCAGGTGGACAGCAGACCGTGGTGGTCTCCCAGCCAACCCATACAGTGACCACTGTCGTTCAGCACTTTGGCGATCTGCCATCTAACACCAAGTGCCCCAACTGCCAGAACCAAGTcacaacgatggtgtcccatgAGCCTGGCACGATGGCCTGGCTGGCTTGCTTTCTCATGTTCATCTTCGG GTTTTGGCTCTGTTGCTGTATTCCATTCTGTGTCGATGGCATGCAAAATGCTATTCACCATTGCCCTGTCTGCAAATACCGCATCGCTACCTACAACCGTTAg
- the LOC129270234 gene encoding cytochrome b-c1 complex subunit 2, mitochondrial-like → MSVSTFRPTIVSLSRRWFSAQAATQARQAEAERNEVQVTKLPSGLTVASLENNSPVSRLAVIVKAGSRYEGVENLGASHCLRAFGHLTTSGASALSITRGLEEVGGSLETSTSREHVTYSIRCLRDQLDTGMFYLKNVSTGQEFRPWEVKDNSQRLLFDLSCYNDQLQLNVMEQLHSAAYRDTLGRSIYVPQYMVGEHTTQMLKDYVSSRYTAENMAIVGIGVDHSDLKTFGESFDLQRGDPSTPAAKYSGGELRTQCSSPLAYAALGVEGASLSSKDLLVTGILHQLIGSAPYIKRGSNLATSKASQAAAKASSLPHAVNSFNLPYSDSGLFGFFAITQPSDMAPVLKSLMEQFGGMTKGNVSAQDLQRAKNQLKAAVFMNLENQDALLEDIAVQALHAGSYVSPADVVKAVDGITAEDVSRVAKRIFNGKRSMAASGNLINTPYMDQLLTP, encoded by the exons ATGTCTGTTTCTACTTTCAGACCAACAATTGTCTCGCTTTCG AGACGGTGGTTCTCTGCACAAGCTGCCACACAAGCTAGACAAGCAGAAGCAGAGAGAAATGAAGTTCAG GTAACCAAACTTCCAAGCGGGCTGACCGTAGCCTCGCTGGAAAACAACTCTCCTGTCTCAAGGTTAGCAGTAATCGTCAAGGCTGGCTCCAGGTACGAGGGTGTTGAAAACCTTGGTGCATCACATTGTTTACGAGCATTTGGCCACTTG ACAACAAGTGGTGCTTCAGCACTCAGCATTACCCGAGGTTTGGAGGAGGTAGGAGGTTCACTTGAAACAAGTACATCAAGAGAACATGTCACATACAGCATCCGATGTCTAAGAGATCAGCT GGACACTGGAATGTTCTACCTCAAGAACGTGTCAACAGGGCAAGAGTTCAGGCCTTGGGAAGTGAAGGACAACAGTCAGAGATTGCTCTTTGATTTGTCTTGCTATAATGATCAGCTCCAACTCA ATGTTATGGAGCAACTTCACAGTGCTGCGTACAGGGACACCCTTGGCCGTTCCATCTATGTGCCCCAGTACATGGTTGGAGAGCACACTACCCAGATGCTGAAAGACTACGTCAGCAGCCGCTACACTGCTGAGAACATGGCTATTGTTGGTATCG GTGTTGATCACAGTGACCTGAAGACCTTTGGGGAGTCCTTTGATCTTCAACGAGGTGACCCCTCAACTCCAGCTGCAAAATATTCAG GTGGTGAGCTGAGGACCCAGTGCAGTAGCCCCCTTGCCTATGCTGCCTTGGGCGTAGAAGGCGCCAGTCTGTCGAGCAAGGACCTTCTTGTCACCGGTATCCTCCACCAGCTGATTGGCTCTGCACCGTACATCAAGAGAGGAAGCAACCTAGCCACATCCAAGGCCAGCCAGGCAGCCGCAAAGGCTTCCTCACTCCCTCATGCT GTGAACAGTTTCAACCTACCATACTCAGACTCTGGCCTCTTCGGATTCTTTGCCATCACCCAGCCAAGTGATATGGCTCCT GTGCTAAAATCCCTGATGGAACAGTTTGGAGGAATGACGAAAGGAAATGTCAGTGCCCAAGACCTTCAGAGAGCGAA aaATCAACTGAAGGCTGCTGTCTTCATGAACCTTGAGAACCAAGATGCTCTCCTGGAAGACATCGCTGTTCAAGCCCTTCATGCCGGGTCATATGTGAGTCCTGCTGATGTCGTCAAGGCGGTTGATGGTATCACTGCTGAGGATGTGTCAAGG